One segment of Alphaproteobacteria bacterium DNA contains the following:
- a CDS encoding 4-(cytidine 5'-diphospho)-2-C-methyl-D-erythritol kinase, translating into MTDHPLAIAAPAKINLYLHVVGQRDDGYHELDSLIAFAGIHDTISLEPAAAVELTVGGPFADALDGEGENLVLDAARSLAARCGVEAGARIHLEKRLPVASGIGGGSADAAATLKGLRQLWEVAMPEAAWAELALDLGADVPICLHGRAAYIGGIGERIDAAPNLPATAMVLINPGVAVPTPAVFKRRSGPFGRPDRLGSEAPTSIDLATALASRGNDLFDAARALEPVIGEAVDRLAAAGGCLLARMSGSGATCFGLFADRESAAAAVAVITGERPGWWIVATELLSTTEGHSAETARY; encoded by the coding sequence ATGACGGACCATCCCCTCGCCATTGCCGCGCCGGCGAAAATCAACCTCTACCTCCATGTCGTCGGCCAGCGCGACGACGGTTATCACGAACTCGATAGCCTGATCGCCTTCGCCGGTATCCACGACACAATTTCGCTCGAGCCCGCGGCGGCGGTTGAATTGACGGTCGGCGGCCCGTTCGCCGATGCACTTGACGGCGAAGGCGAAAACTTAGTCCTCGATGCGGCGCGAAGTCTTGCGGCCCGTTGCGGCGTCGAAGCCGGCGCCCGAATCCACCTCGAAAAGCGGTTGCCGGTAGCGTCCGGAATCGGCGGCGGCTCGGCCGACGCGGCGGCCACGCTGAAAGGGCTGCGGCAATTGTGGGAGGTCGCGATGCCCGAGGCGGCTTGGGCCGAGCTGGCGCTCGATCTCGGCGCCGATGTGCCGATTTGCCTGCACGGCCGGGCGGCCTATATCGGCGGCATCGGCGAGCGGATCGATGCGGCGCCGAATCTGCCGGCGACCGCGATGGTGCTGATCAATCCCGGCGTCGCGGTGCCGACACCGGCGGTGTTCAAGCGCCGCAGCGGACCGTTTGGCAGGCCCGACCGGCTCGGTTCCGAGGCACCGACGTCAATCGATTTGGCGACTGCGTTGGCCTCCCGTGGAAACGACTTGTTCGACGCCGCGCGCGCGCTCGAGCCGGTCATCGGTGAAGCGGTCGATCGCCTCGCCGCTGCCGGCGGCTGCCTGTTGGCGCGGATGTCGGGCAGCGGTGCCACTTGCTTCGGCCTGTTCGCCGACCGCGAATCGGCGGCGGCCGCGGTTGCCGTGATTACCGGTGAGCGCCCGGGATGGTGGATCGTGGCCACTGAATTACTGTCGACGACGGAGGGGCACAGCGCGGAAACCGCCCGGTACTGA
- a CDS encoding tetratricopeptide repeat protein yields MRRFRTFDGSAALRRITGGLAAMAVAATVIGGTPMAAETPAATDAGGSGETLTGSYLAAHHAEFLGDSAAAAEYLGRVLEADADNPDLRRRVFVHLVSSGRIEDALEVAEGIEGSGQTAALATITRAVSEALAGEYGEAERLLDSPMAGSFGQVIAPMLQAWVKQGAGDSEAAIGVLEELQKDEGFKLYGSFHAALVHDVAGNAEKAESSFAASMVEGETPSLRLIEAYVSFLARAGRIDDAEAILDQVAAENREAMPVAAARENLARGQRARPFVGSATDGLAEALFEVAAELRRENAPNVGLILARLAVYLRPDFDFGHVLIAEILDDQGRVESAIESYDRVHETSQLGWQVRVRRAELLSEIGRTDEAIAILESMAAERGDRPEPLMRMGHIMRGEERFDDAVIAYDRAAGRIATLEPHHWSLLYARGIALERSKDWVRAEEDFLRALEFNPDQPYVLNYLGYSWIDQGVNLERAREMIERAVELRPRDGYIVDSLGWALYRMDDFAAAVDQLEKAAELRPEDPVINDHLGDAYWQVGRHREARFQWTRALSLNPEEDQVEVIRDKIENGLAAETDAEQDS; encoded by the coding sequence ATGAGACGATTTAGAACCTTTGATGGAAGCGCGGCGTTACGCCGCATCACCGGTGGATTGGCGGCCATGGCGGTCGCCGCCACGGTCATCGGCGGGACGCCGATGGCGGCGGAGACTCCGGCCGCTACCGATGCCGGCGGCTCGGGCGAAACGCTGACCGGCAGCTACCTCGCCGCCCATCACGCCGAGTTCCTTGGCGACTCCGCCGCTGCCGCCGAATATCTCGGCCGGGTGCTCGAGGCCGATGCCGACAATCCCGACCTGCGGCGGCGCGTTTTTGTCCACCTGGTCTCGTCCGGCCGGATCGAGGACGCGTTGGAGGTCGCCGAAGGGATCGAAGGCAGCGGTCAGACGGCGGCCCTGGCAACCATCACACGGGCCGTGTCGGAGGCGCTTGCCGGCGAATATGGCGAGGCCGAGAGGTTGCTCGATAGTCCGATGGCCGGCAGCTTTGGACAGGTCATCGCGCCAATGCTCCAGGCTTGGGTCAAGCAGGGAGCGGGTGATAGCGAGGCGGCGATCGGGGTTCTCGAGGAACTCCAGAAAGACGAAGGGTTCAAGCTCTACGGCAGTTTCCATGCGGCGCTGGTCCATGACGTTGCCGGTAATGCAGAGAAGGCCGAGTCCAGTTTCGCCGCGTCCATGGTCGAAGGAGAAACGCCGTCCCTGCGTCTCATCGAGGCCTATGTTTCGTTCCTCGCCCGTGCCGGCCGAATCGACGATGCCGAGGCGATCCTCGACCAGGTCGCGGCCGAAAACCGCGAAGCGATGCCGGTGGCCGCGGCCCGCGAAAACCTCGCCCGCGGCCAGCGAGCGCGACCCTTCGTTGGTTCGGCGACCGATGGCCTGGCTGAGGCTCTGTTCGAGGTGGCGGCCGAATTACGTCGCGAGAATGCGCCCAATGTCGGCTTGATCCTGGCGCGGCTCGCGGTCTATCTGCGTCCTGATTTCGACTTCGGCCACGTCCTGATCGCCGAGATCCTCGACGACCAGGGTCGGGTCGAGTCGGCGATCGAGAGCTATGACCGGGTGCACGAGACCTCGCAATTGGGCTGGCAGGTCCGGGTGCGGCGGGCCGAATTGCTGAGCGAAATCGGTCGCACCGACGAGGCCATCGCCATCCTCGAATCGATGGCCGCGGAACGCGGCGACCGGCCCGAGCCGTTGATGCGGATGGGACACATCATGCGTGGCGAAGAGCGCTTCGACGACGCGGTGATCGCCTATGACCGCGCCGCCGGCCGCATTGCCACTCTGGAGCCGCACCATTGGTCATTGCTTTACGCCCGCGGCATCGCACTCGAGCGATCGAAGGATTGGGTCCGCGCCGAAGAGGACTTCCTGCGGGCGTTGGAATTCAATCCCGATCAGCCCTATGTCCTCAACTATCTCGGCTATTCGTGGATCGACCAGGGTGTGAACCTGGAACGCGCACGCGAGATGATCGAACGCGCGGTCGAACTGCGGCCACGGGACGGTTATATCGTCGACAGCCTGGGCTGGGCCCTTTACCGCATGGACGATTTCGCCGCCGCCGTCGATCAGCTCGAGAAGGCGGCCGAATTGAGGCCCGAGGATCCGGTCATTAACGACCATCTCGGTGACGCCTATTGGCAGGTCGGTCGCCACCGCGAGGCGCGGTTTCAATGGACACGCGCCCTGTCGCTCAATCCGGAAGAGGACCAAGTCGAGGTCATTCGCGACAAGATCGAAAACGGCTTGGCTGCCGAAACCGACGCCGAACAGGACAGCTGA